The following is a genomic window from Bacteroidia bacterium.
CTTCGATCCCATCATGGAGGCTTGCACGGCATGTCTCCATTTTTTTTCCAGGAGGAAACGCTATGCTTTCGCTCGTCTATCATCGTTCCGGCAGAAACGGCGAACTCATCGAGGCGGTGCGGCGTGCGGCGGAAGATGGCATCACTCTCCATGAGGCGCTTCCTGCGCACGTGGACTGGATGCTTCTCGAACAGCAGGCCGATGCCGCGCTGGCATCGCCGTTGCTGTACGGACAGCGCGAGGGGGATCTCGTGCTGCTCCCTGGTGCCAGCCTCACGGCCAGCGGCGCGACGGCCGATGTGTTCCTGCATTTCCGCGAGGGACTGAAAACCATCGCAACGTTGGGCTATTACGGTGAAGCGGATATCAACACCATGCTCGCGCAGGTGATTCTGAAGGAGAAATACGGCATGGCCCCCCGGCTTTCGCGGTTGACGCAGCCTCCTGCCGAGGCTCTGACCGTGGTGGATGCTCTGCTGCTCGCGCAGAAGGAAGACGCCCCCGCCGCGCTGCCGCAATCGGCCATCGATCTGTACGACGAGTGGTTCGACATGACGCAGCTTCCTTTCGTCCGGGAGGTGTTTCTGGCCTGGGAGGCCATGGTCACTCCGGAGTTCGCGGAGGCCGTGCGCACTGCAGGCGAGATGCTGGATGACGCCGCACTCCGACAGTTGGAACACCATATGGAGCATGAACGCCCCGAAGTGGAAACATCGACGATACCTCCGCATTACCGCTACAGATTCACCGACGATGCCGGCGAAGGGTTGCGCATGTTTTTCCAGCTCGCATTTTTCCACGGTCTGCACAGGGATATACCGGATTTTCGCATCTGGGAAGTGTAGAGTGTAGAGCGGAGAGCGGAGAGCGGAGAGCGGAGAGCGGACGTTGCATTTGTAGAGACGTTGCATAAGCGGAGACGTTGCACGAAAAACTACGCATGATCCTCCGCATCTTGGCCCAACGTCTCTGGAGTGAATCGTTAATCGGGAATCGTGAATCGGGAATCGTGAATCGTGAATCGTGAATCGTGAATCGTGAATCGGGAATCGGGATTTCTGTTTCATATGTGTGGAATCCACAACCGCAATTTTCAGTGCACGGCTGCTACTCCGGAAGCGCCTTGCAACTCAATTTTTCAGCGTCTAGATTACTCTGTTTGCCCGGGTACAGGGGAGTCCCCGCCATCCCGGTAATTCCGTCATCCATACCACGCGTCGCATGCTTACTTCGCTGTACATTCGCAACTTTGCTCTCATCGAGGAAATCCGCATCGGATTTCAATCGGGACTGACGGTGATGACCGGCGAAACCGGCGCCGGCAAGTCCATCGTGGTGGATGCGCTGGGCCTGGTGCTTGGCGGACGCGCCGATACCTCGATGGTGCGGCAGGGCAGCGACAAGACGGTGATCGAGGCGGAATTTGATGCCGTCGGTCTGGACTTCCTTCGCGAGCGCGTTGAGGCGGGCGGAGCGGAGTGGCAACCCGTGCTCATACTGCGTCGCGAAATATCCGCGAAAGGGACAAGCCGCGCCTTCGTCAACGATTCGCCGTTGCCGGTAGCGGAACTGCGCTCATTAGGCGACAGACTCGTGGACATTCACGGCCAGCACGAACACCAGTCGCTCCTGCGCAGCGAAACGCATCGCGCGATTCTCGACTGCGACGCCTCAGTGGCCTCGGTTCTCGCGACCTACCGTGAACAGTATGCGGAATTCGTCGCGCTCGATGCCGAAACGGACGAAGCCCGGCGCACGCGCGACCGCATCGACGAACGCCGTCTGCTTGCCGAACATCAACTGAAGGAAATCGACGCAGTCAGCCCCGTTGCGGGAGAAGACGAGGACATCGAGCGCGAACTTCGCGTCGTGGAGCATGCCGAAAAACTTGCCGTCGCCGCGAACGAAGCGACCGATTTGCTCTATGATGGCGAGCACAATGTGGCGGACATGCTCGGCCGCGCCCTTCGACTGCTGGATGATATATCCCGCATCGACGACAGCGTCGCACCGTTACGCGTAGAAGTCGAGAGCATGGGCAGCGGTGTCGCCGAGATCGCGCGTACCCTTCGCGATTACTCCGAGCGCATCGATTTCAGTCCCGACCGCGCCGAAAAACTTCGTCACCGCCTGGCCGAGTTGCTGCAGCTCACCCGCCGCTATCGCATGACGCTGCCGGAGCTGGTGGAAAAGCGCGAAGCCCTGACCGCAGAACTGCAAGGCCTGGACAACATAGACGGCCGCATAACGGAACTTGAACGCCGGGTAGAAGCCGCGCGGGCGCAGTGCTCCAAATCCGCAGCGCTGCTGTCGAAAGCGCGCGAGGCCGCGGGCGGCGAACTCGGCAAACGCATTGCCTCCGAACTTGGCGAGATGGGTATCAAGCACGCGGTGTTTCAGACACGGCTCACACCCTTTGTCGCGGAGCATCGCACAGATGCGCGCTATCTTCTGCGCGGCAAGGAGCGCACCGCTTGCGGCGAATACGGCTGGGAGGACGTCGAGTTTTTCCTTTCCACCAATGTCGGAGAATATCCCAAACCGCTGACACGCGTCGTGTCCGGTGGCGAGGTCTCGCGCATCATGCTCGCCATGAAAACCATTTTCGCCGGTCGTGAAGGCATCCCCATCATGGTGTTCGATGAAATCGACACCGGCGTCAGCGGCACCATCGCCCGTAAGGTCGGCAAGGCAATGCGGAAACTCGCCGCTAAACATCAGATCCTCACCATCACCCATCTGCCGCAAATCGCCGGTGTTGGCGATGCTCACTTGCGAGTGGAAAAGCACAGCAGCAATGGCCGCACGATCACCCGCGTGATCGCGCTCGGCAGCGACGATCGCGTCACCGAGGTTGCACGGCTGCTCAGCGGCGAGAAGATAACGGAGGCGGCTTTGCAGAGCGCGAAAGAGTTGATTGAAAACGGGTAGAGGATTTACGAGGTACGATTGACGATTTTCAATTGCCTGGCCGCCGAGGCATCGTCGGTTTATGTTTGGCTTCTGGAATGAATGGCAATACAGTATGTGCAGTGAAATTGCATTGACGACGGCAGAATATATTGCTATTTTCATTGTATTCTTCGGAAAAATCATAGTGAATCCGGAAGCGGTCGCCGCAACGCAACGTGCAACTCATGGCTGCATGCGGAGTCAGGACAAATAGAAGGCGGTCGTTCAAGGAATACCGGTCTTTTCGGAGCAACTCCACAGACTTTTATGCGGCGGAAGCGGTGACGATCATTCAGGATAGCATGCAAGAAAGGAAATACCATGAAAGCGGAATTTACTGCAATCATTGAATCTGCGCCGGAGGGCGGATACTGGGCGGTTTGCCCCGAAGTACCAGGCGCAAATGGACAGGGCGAAACCATCGAAGAATGCAAAAACAATTTGAGTTCCGCGATTGAATTGATTTTTGAGGATCGTAAAGCCGACATGCTTCGTGGGTTGCCCGCAGATGCAATTCAGGATACGGTGACTGTCGGATGAAGCGGCGGGATTTGGAGCGAAAACTACGAATTGCGGGTTGTTATTTGAAACGTGAAGGTGCTTCGCATGCGCTATGGATCAATCCGAAAAATGGGATGGTAGAGGCGATTCCTCGCCACGTTGAGATCAAAGAGGCTTTGGCAATGAAAATATTGAAAAGCATGGGGGCTGAATGATGTCAGATCTGTCGCCTTGTTCCGGGTTGCAGTAACCGGGTTAATGCAACTCGCCAGGATTTGTTTCAAGCGAATCACGTCATGAGGCTACTACGAAAACACCGGATATGAACGAGGCCTCCCGTGCCAAAGTGCTGCTCGCCTTTGCGATAGTGTATCTCGTCTGGGGATCCACCTATCTCGGCATCCGTTTCGCTATCGAGACCATTCCGCCGTTCATCATGGCCGGGGTGCGATTTTTTGCCGCCGGCGCGATACTGTATCTCTGGCTGCGCTTCCGCGGCGCACCGGGGCCGAGCAAAGCACAGTGGCGGTCAATGAGTGTTGTCGGCTTTCTGTTGATCGGCATAGGCAACGGCACGGTATCATGGGTGGAATTGACCCTGCCATCCGGTCTGACGGCGCTGATCATCGCGTTGACGCCCTTCTGGTTCGTCTCGCTCGAATGGATGCAGAACGCCATACGACCGACGCGTGAGGTCATCGTTGGTTTGTTGCTCGGATTGTCGGGAATGATCATTCTCATCGATCCTGCGAACATCACGCAGGGTGGGCGCCTCGATCCCTTTGCGACGACCATACTGATACTCGCGACAATGTCCTGGGCGGGAGGGTCAATGTACTCGCGCAGCGCGGAGCGTCCCGCATCGCAGCTCATGGGCGCCGCCATGCAGATGCTCGTCGGAGGTGCCGTGCTCATTGTGTTCGGCAGCATTATGGGCGAATGGGCGGTATTCGATCCATCCGCGGTCAGCACTGTTTCGCTTGCGGCGTTTCTGTATCTGATCGTGTTCGGGTCACTGATCGCCTTCTCCGCCTATATCTGGCTCCTGCAGGCCAGCTCGCCGGCAAGGGTGTCCACGTACGCCTATGTCAATCCCGTCATTGCCGTATTTCTAGGCTGGCTTCTCGCCGGGGAAACCCTCACACCCCGCATCATGATTGCCGCCGCGGTCATACTCTCAGGCGTGGCGCTTATCACAGCAGTAAAAATCCGCCTCGCCGCTTCGTCGTTGCGTCGGGAATCGTGAAGCGTTAAACGTTAAAAGTTAAACGTTAAACGATGATGCGGTGTGGGATATGAATGCGATATGTAAAATGTTCCGCCTGAGGCGGATAAATCGTAAATCG
Proteins encoded in this region:
- a CDS encoding EamA family transporter, with product MNEASRAKVLLAFAIVYLVWGSTYLGIRFAIETIPPFIMAGVRFFAAGAILYLWLRFRGAPGPSKAQWRSMSVVGFLLIGIGNGTVSWVELTLPSGLTALIIALTPFWFVSLEWMQNAIRPTREVIVGLLLGLSGMIILIDPANITQGGRLDPFATTILILATMSWAGGSMYSRSAERPASQLMGAAMQMLVGGAVLIVFGSIMGEWAVFDPSAVSTVSLAAFLYLIVFGSLIAFSAYIWLLQASSPARVSTYAYVNPVIAVFLGWLLAGETLTPRIMIAAAVILSGVALITAVKIRLAASSLRRES
- a CDS encoding type II toxin-antitoxin system HicA family toxin; amino-acid sequence: MKRRDLERKLRIAGCYLKREGASHALWINPKNGMVEAIPRHVEIKEALAMKILKSMGAE
- the recN gene encoding DNA repair protein RecN, with product MLTSLYIRNFALIEEIRIGFQSGLTVMTGETGAGKSIVVDALGLVLGGRADTSMVRQGSDKTVIEAEFDAVGLDFLRERVEAGGAEWQPVLILRREISAKGTSRAFVNDSPLPVAELRSLGDRLVDIHGQHEHQSLLRSETHRAILDCDASVASVLATYREQYAEFVALDAETDEARRTRDRIDERRLLAEHQLKEIDAVSPVAGEDEDIERELRVVEHAEKLAVAANEATDLLYDGEHNVADMLGRALRLLDDISRIDDSVAPLRVEVESMGSGVAEIARTLRDYSERIDFSPDRAEKLRHRLAELLQLTRRYRMTLPELVEKREALTAELQGLDNIDGRITELERRVEAARAQCSKSAALLSKAREAAGGELGKRIASELGEMGIKHAVFQTRLTPFVAEHRTDARYLLRGKERTACGEYGWEDVEFFLSTNVGEYPKPLTRVVSGGEVSRIMLAMKTIFAGREGIPIMVFDEIDTGVSGTIARKVGKAMRKLAAKHQILTITHLPQIAGVGDAHLRVEKHSSNGRTITRVIALGSDDRVTEVARLLSGEKITEAALQSAKELIENG
- a CDS encoding type II toxin-antitoxin system HicB family antitoxin; this encodes MKAEFTAIIESAPEGGYWAVCPEVPGANGQGETIEECKNNLSSAIELIFEDRKADMLRGLPADAIQDTVTVG